Proteins co-encoded in one Streptomyces sp. NBC_01283 genomic window:
- a CDS encoding type III pantothenate kinase, with protein sequence MLLTIDVGNTHTVLGLFDGEDIVEHWRISTDARRTADELAVLLNGLMGMHPLLGDELGDGIDGIAICSTVPSVLHELREVTRRYYGDVPAVLVEPGIKTGVPILMDNPKEVGADRIINAVAAVELYGGPAIVVDFGTATTFDAVSARGEYTGGVIAPGIEISVEALGVRGAQLRKIELARPRSVIGKNTVEAMQSGILYGFAGQVDGVVQRMARELAGPAGDPDDVTVIATGGLAPMVLGEATVIDEHEPWLTLIGLRLVYERNVSRS encoded by the coding sequence ATGCTGCTGACCATCGACGTCGGAAACACCCACACCGTCCTCGGCCTCTTCGACGGCGAAGACATCGTCGAGCACTGGCGCATCTCCACCGACGCCCGCCGCACCGCGGACGAACTCGCCGTGCTCCTCAACGGGTTGATGGGCATGCACCCGCTCCTCGGCGACGAGCTGGGCGACGGCATCGACGGCATCGCCATCTGCTCGACGGTCCCCTCCGTCCTGCACGAACTGCGCGAGGTCACCCGTCGCTACTACGGAGACGTGCCCGCCGTCCTCGTGGAGCCCGGCATCAAGACCGGCGTGCCGATCCTCATGGACAACCCCAAGGAGGTCGGCGCCGACCGCATCATCAACGCGGTCGCGGCGGTCGAGCTCTACGGAGGCCCCGCCATCGTCGTCGACTTCGGTACGGCGACGACGTTCGACGCGGTCTCCGCGCGCGGGGAGTACACCGGAGGCGTCATCGCCCCGGGCATCGAGATCTCCGTCGAAGCCCTCGGCGTGCGGGGCGCCCAGCTCCGCAAGATCGAGCTGGCACGGCCGCGCAGCGTCATCGGCAAGAACACCGTGGAGGCCATGCAGTCGGGCATCCTGTACGGCTTCGCGGGCCAGGTCGACGGTGTCGTGCAGCGCATGGCGCGCGAGCTCGCGGGTCCGGCCGGAGACCCCGACGACGTGACGGTCATCGCGACCGGCGGCCTCGCGCCCATGGTGCTCGGCGAGGCCACGGTCATCGACGAGCACGAGCCGTGGCTGACCCTCATCGGCCTCCGCCTCGTCTACGAACGGAACGTCTCC
- the nadC gene encoding carboxylating nicotinate-nucleotide diphosphorylase — MSTPDDLPLAPTGGCGDACGCGGDDAYDPLECGLDPALAQLLTEAGLDPVQVEDLAHLAIEEDLDGGVDVTSVATIPEGAVATGDFTAREAGTVAGLRIAEAVISIVCTDTFEVERHVEDGERVEAGTKLLSVTTRTRDLLTAERSALNLLCRLSGVATATRAWADALEGTKAKVRDTRKTTVGLRALEKYAVRMGGGVNHRMSLSDAALVKDNHVVAAGGVEQAFKAVREAFPDLAVEVEVDTLHQLREVVDAGADLILLDNFTPGETEEAVALVDGRAILESSGRLTLENARAYAETGVDFLAVGALTHSSPILDIGLDLRAAE; from the coding sequence GTGAGCACCCCCGACGACCTCCCTCTCGCCCCCACCGGCGGCTGCGGCGATGCCTGCGGCTGCGGCGGAGACGACGCGTACGACCCCCTGGAGTGCGGCCTGGACCCCGCTCTCGCGCAGCTCCTGACCGAGGCTGGGCTCGACCCCGTACAGGTCGAGGACCTCGCGCACCTGGCGATCGAGGAGGACCTGGACGGCGGCGTGGACGTCACGTCGGTCGCCACGATCCCCGAAGGGGCCGTCGCCACCGGTGACTTCACCGCGCGCGAGGCCGGCACCGTCGCGGGCCTGCGCATCGCCGAAGCCGTCATCTCCATCGTCTGCACGGACACCTTCGAGGTGGAACGGCACGTCGAGGACGGCGAGCGCGTGGAGGCCGGCACCAAGCTCCTGAGCGTCACCACCCGCACCCGCGACCTGCTCACCGCCGAGCGCAGCGCGCTGAACCTCCTGTGCCGCCTCTCCGGCGTGGCGACGGCCACGCGCGCGTGGGCCGACGCCCTTGAGGGGACGAAGGCCAAGGTCCGCGACACCCGTAAGACGACGGTCGGGCTCCGCGCCCTGGAGAAGTACGCGGTGCGCATGGGCGGCGGCGTGAACCACCGCATGTCGCTCTCCGACGCGGCGCTGGTCAAGGACAACCACGTGGTGGCCGCGGGAGGCGTGGAGCAGGCCTTCAAGGCCGTGCGCGAGGCCTTCCCCGACCTGGCCGTCGAGGTCGAGGTCGACACGCTCCACCAGCTGCGCGAGGTCGTGGACGCGGGCGCCGACCTGATCCTCCTGGACAACTTCACGCCGGGCGAGACCGAGGAGGCCGTGGCCCTCGTGGACGGCCGCGCGATCCTTGAGTCCTCCGGCCGCCTCACCCTGGAGAACGCCAGGGCGTACGCCGAGACGGGCGTGGACTTCCTGGCGGTCGGCGCCCTCACCCACTCCTCGCCGATCCTGGACATCGGCCTCGACCTGCGCGCGGCGGAGTGA
- a CDS encoding L-aspartate oxidase, translating into MSATGIRLHAPAPGWSLAADVVVVGSGVAGLTAALRCSAAGLKTVVVTKASLDDGSTRWAQGGVAAALGEGDTPEQHLDDTLVAGAGLCDEEAVRILVTEGPDAVRRLIETGAHFDTGPEGAIELTREGGHHRRRIAHAGGDATGAEISRALVEAVRAQGIPTVENALVLDLLTDADGRTAGVSLHVMGEGQHDGVGAVHAPAVVLATGGMGQVFSATTNPSVSTGDGVALALRAGAEVSDLEFVQFHPTVLFLGADAEGQQPLVSEAVRGEGAHLVDADGVRFMVGQHELAELAPRDIVAKGITRRMQERGAEHMYLDARHFGAEMWENRFPTILAACRSHGIDPVTEPIPVAPAAHYASGGVRTDPQGHTTVPGLYACGEVACTGVHGANRLASNSLLEGLVYAERIAADIASRHAENALHARVPAPVSHPDTPAHPLLPPEARFAIQRVMTDGAGVLRSADSLSEAAARLARIHAEAAGALAEDGKTAEPGVDTWETTNLLCVARVLVAAAQRREETRGCHWREDRPDRDDEAWRRHIVVRLNADRTLAVHTTATSDFPPTGTGTGTGTSPSPGASPSPSPSLSPSPSPSPQEK; encoded by the coding sequence ATGAGTGCCACCGGAATACGGCTGCACGCCCCCGCCCCCGGCTGGTCCCTGGCGGCCGACGTCGTCGTCGTCGGCTCCGGAGTGGCCGGTCTCACCGCGGCCCTGCGCTGCTCGGCGGCGGGCCTGAAGACCGTCGTGGTCACCAAGGCCAGCCTGGACGACGGCTCCACGCGCTGGGCCCAGGGCGGCGTCGCCGCGGCACTCGGCGAGGGCGACACCCCCGAGCAGCATCTGGACGACACCCTCGTGGCAGGTGCCGGCCTGTGCGACGAGGAGGCCGTGCGCATCCTGGTCACCGAGGGACCCGACGCCGTGCGCCGCCTCATCGAGACCGGCGCCCACTTCGACACGGGCCCCGAAGGTGCCATCGAGCTGACCCGCGAGGGCGGCCACCACCGTCGCCGCATCGCGCACGCGGGCGGCGACGCGACCGGCGCGGAGATCTCCCGCGCCCTGGTCGAAGCGGTGCGCGCGCAGGGCATACCGACCGTCGAGAACGCCCTCGTGCTCGACCTCCTCACGGATGCCGACGGCCGCACCGCCGGAGTCTCCCTGCACGTCATGGGGGAGGGCCAGCACGACGGCGTGGGAGCGGTCCACGCCCCCGCGGTCGTCCTCGCCACCGGCGGCATGGGCCAGGTCTTCTCGGCGACCACGAACCCGTCCGTCTCGACGGGCGACGGCGTCGCGCTCGCCCTGCGCGCGGGCGCCGAGGTCAGCGACCTGGAGTTCGTGCAGTTCCACCCCACCGTGCTCTTCCTGGGCGCCGACGCGGAGGGCCAGCAGCCGCTGGTCTCCGAGGCCGTGCGCGGCGAGGGCGCCCACCTCGTGGACGCGGACGGCGTGCGCTTCATGGTCGGGCAGCACGAACTCGCGGAGCTCGCCCCCCGGGACATCGTCGCGAAGGGCATCACGCGGCGCATGCAGGAACGGGGCGCCGAGCACATGTACCTGGACGCCCGGCACTTCGGCGCCGAGATGTGGGAGAACCGCTTCCCGACGATCCTCGCCGCCTGCCGCTCCCACGGCATCGACCCGGTGACCGAGCCCATCCCCGTCGCCCCGGCCGCGCACTACGCCTCGGGCGGCGTACGCACCGACCCGCAGGGCCACACCACGGTCCCGGGCCTGTACGCCTGCGGCGAGGTCGCCTGCACCGGCGTGCACGGAGCGAACCGCCTGGCCTCCAACTCCCTTCTGGAGGGCCTGGTCTACGCCGAGCGCATCGCCGCGGACATCGCCTCCCGGCACGCGGAGAACGCCCTCCACGCGCGCGTGCCCGCACCGGTCTCCCACCCCGACACCCCGGCGCACCCCCTGCTGCCCCCCGAGGCCCGCTTCGCCATCCAGCGCGTGATGACCGACGGCGCCGGAGTGCTCAGGTCCGCCGACTCCCTCTCCGAGGCCGCGGCCCGGCTCGCCCGCATCCACGCCGAGGCCGCGGGCGCGCTCGCCGAGGACGGCAAGACGGCGGAGCCCGGCGTCGACACCTGGGAGACCACCAACCTCCTGTGCGTCGCCCGCGTCCTGGTGGCCGCCGCGCAGCGCCGCGAGGAGACCCGCGGCTGCCACTGGCGCGAGGACCGCCCCGACCGCGACGACGAGGCCTGGCGGCGCCACATCGTCGTACGTCTCAACGCGGACCGGACCCTGGCGGTGCACACGACCGCGACCTCCGACTTCCCGCCGACCGGCACAGGCACTGGCACTGGCACGAGCCCGAGTCCCGGCGCAAGCCCCAGCCCCAGTCCCAGCCTCAGTCCCAGTCCCAGTCCCAGTCCCCAGGAGAAGTGA
- the panC gene encoding pantoate--beta-alanine ligase, protein MTRLVHTAELLRTRARAGRRVVVMTMGALHAGHATLIRTARRIAGDEGEVVVTVFVNPLQFGAGEDLDRYPRTLDADVKIAEQEGADLVFAPSVEEVYPGGEPQVRISAGPMGTLLEGATRPGHFDGMLTVVAKLLHLTRPDVALYGQKDAQQLALIRRMVRDLNFGVEIVGVPTVREDDGLALSSRNRYLSPAERRTALALSQALFAGRDRHAAQEALHARAALAPATHARADALNALGESRAAADTHAVAQSVTPSVPGGPAAVRAAARQVLDQAARAEPPLELDYLALVDPADFTDVRPGHTGEAVLAVAAKVGATRLIDNIPLTFGATT, encoded by the coding sequence ATGACCCGCCTGGTGCACACCGCCGAACTCCTTCGGACGCGCGCGCGTGCCGGGCGACGCGTCGTCGTCATGACCATGGGCGCCCTGCACGCGGGGCACGCCACCCTGATCCGCACCGCACGCCGCATCGCGGGCGACGAGGGCGAAGTCGTGGTCACGGTCTTCGTGAACCCCCTCCAGTTCGGCGCGGGCGAAGACCTCGACCGCTACCCCCGCACCCTGGACGCCGACGTCAAGATCGCCGAACAGGAAGGCGCGGACCTCGTGTTCGCCCCCTCCGTCGAGGAGGTCTATCCGGGCGGCGAACCGCAGGTGCGGATCAGCGCGGGCCCCATGGGCACACTCCTCGAAGGGGCCACCCGCCCCGGACACTTCGACGGCATGCTCACGGTGGTCGCCAAGCTGCTGCACCTCACCCGGCCCGACGTCGCGCTGTACGGGCAGAAGGACGCCCAGCAGCTCGCCCTCATCCGCCGCATGGTCCGGGACCTGAACTTCGGCGTCGAGATAGTCGGCGTCCCCACCGTGCGCGAGGACGACGGCCTGGCCCTCTCCAGCCGCAACCGCTATCTCTCCCCGGCCGAGCGGCGCACCGCGCTCGCGCTCTCCCAGGCCCTCTTCGCGGGCCGTGACCGGCACGCCGCGCAGGAGGCCCTCCACGCGCGGGCGGCGCTCGCACCCGCCACGCACGCGCGTGCCGACGCCCTGAACGCCCTGGGGGAGTCCCGCGCCGCGGCCGACACCCACGCGGTCGCCCAGTCCGTCACCCCGTCCGTGCCCGGCGGCCCCGCAGCCGTCCGCGCCGCCGCCCGCCAGGTCCTCGACCAGGCGGCCCGCGCCGAACCCCCGCTCGAACTGGACTACTTGGCGCTGGTCGACCCGGCCGACTTCACGGACGTGAGGCCCGGCCACACCGGTGAAGCGGTCCTCGCCGTGGCGGCCAAGGTCGGCGCGACCCGGCTGATCGACAACATCCCGCTCACGTTCGGAGCCACCACATGA
- a CDS encoding Rossmann-like and DUF2520 domain-containing protein gives MNAPHQPDPRDRPARLTVGVVGAGRVGPALAAALQLAGHRPVAASGVSDASVRRAAALLPDVPLVPPAQVLERADLVLLTVPDDALPGLVEGLAETGAVRPGQLLVHTSGRYGVKVLEPALRAGALPLALHPAMTFTGTAVDVQRLAGCSFGVTAPDELRLAAEALVIEMGGEPEWIAEDSRPLYHAALALGANHLVTLVAESMELLRDAGVAAPDRMLGPLLGAALDNALRSGDAALTGPVARGDAGTVAAHVAELRKHAPQTVAGYLAMARATADRALAHGLLKPEFAEDLLGVLANGGSATGEAEGGTR, from the coding sequence GTGAACGCACCTCATCAGCCAGACCCGCGGGATCGCCCCGCGAGGCTCACGGTGGGCGTCGTGGGAGCGGGCCGTGTCGGCCCCGCGCTCGCCGCGGCACTCCAACTCGCCGGGCACCGCCCGGTCGCCGCGTCGGGCGTCTCCGACGCCTCCGTACGACGCGCGGCGGCCCTGCTGCCCGACGTCCCCCTCGTCCCGCCCGCCCAGGTCCTGGAGCGCGCCGACCTGGTCCTCCTCACCGTTCCCGACGACGCCCTGCCCGGCCTTGTCGAGGGACTCGCCGAGACCGGGGCGGTCCGTCCCGGCCAGCTGCTGGTGCACACGTCCGGGCGGTACGGCGTCAAGGTGCTCGAACCCGCGCTGCGCGCCGGAGCCCTGCCGCTCGCCCTGCACCCCGCCATGACGTTCACCGGTACCGCCGTCGACGTGCAGCGCCTCGCGGGCTGCTCCTTCGGCGTGACCGCTCCCGACGAGCTGCGCCTTGCCGCCGAGGCCCTGGTCATCGAGATGGGCGGCGAGCCCGAGTGGATCGCCGAGGACTCCAGGCCGCTGTACCACGCGGCGCTCGCGCTCGGCGCGAACCACCTGGTCACGCTGGTCGCCGAGTCCATGGAGCTGCTCCGTGACGCGGGCGTGGCCGCCCCCGACCGGATGCTCGGCCCGCTGCTCGGCGCCGCCCTGGACAACGCACTGCGGTCCGGCGACGCCGCCCTCACCGGACCCGTCGCGCGCGGGGACGCGGGCACCGTCGCCGCGCACGTCGCCGAGCTGCGCAAGCACGCACCGCAGACCGTCGCCGGATATCTGGCGATGGCCCGCGCGACCGCCGACCGCGCGCTCGCCCACGGACTGCTCAAGCCCGAGTTCGCCGAGGACCTCCTGGGAGTCCTGGCCAACGGCGGAAGCGCGACGGGCGAAGCCGAGGGAGGGACCCGATGA
- a CDS encoding low specificity L-threonine aldolase, producing MTSHDGAQGQEREAGPEREAGQEQSAARRRAAALGATRVLHRWSAHLPLATRLAALADAASEVVDPDEPIDLYGNGVVARLEDEVARLLGKEAAAFFPTGTMAQQVALRCWAGRTGNATVALHPKAHPEIHEGGAFSAVSGLRTVHPTREPRLPTADEVRDFEEPFGTLMLELPLRDAGFVLPSWEELEEVVEAARERDAVVHFDGARLWECTPHFGRSLAEIAGLADTVYVSFYKSLDGLSGAVLAGPRTLVDEARTWRHRYGGQVFQQFPAAVAALLGLKNTLPRLPDYVAHARVVADALREGFAAAGVPWSRVHPERPYTHQFQVWLPYDSEVLTEAALGQAEETRTQLFGRWFPDGPPGLSVTEVTVTEAGLEWTACEVSDAVAEFVRRIPGR from the coding sequence ATGACTTCACATGACGGAGCACAGGGGCAGGAGCGGGAAGCGGGGCCGGAGCGGGAAGCGGGGCAGGAACAGTCCGCGGCCCGCCGCCGGGCCGCCGCCCTCGGCGCCACCCGCGTCCTGCACCGCTGGTCCGCGCACCTCCCGCTCGCCACCCGGCTCGCGGCACTCGCGGACGCGGCCTCCGAGGTCGTGGACCCGGACGAGCCCATCGACCTCTACGGCAACGGGGTCGTCGCCCGCCTGGAGGACGAGGTCGCGCGGCTGCTCGGCAAGGAGGCGGCCGCCTTCTTCCCGACCGGCACGATGGCCCAGCAGGTCGCCCTGCGCTGCTGGGCGGGCCGTACGGGCAACGCGACCGTCGCCCTGCACCCGAAGGCGCACCCCGAGATCCACGAAGGGGGCGCCTTCTCCGCGGTGAGCGGGCTGCGCACGGTGCATCCCACGAGGGAGCCGCGGCTGCCCACGGCCGACGAGGTGCGGGACTTCGAGGAGCCCTTCGGGACGCTGATGCTCGAACTGCCGCTCCGGGACGCCGGTTTCGTGCTGCCGTCCTGGGAGGAGCTCGAAGAGGTCGTGGAGGCGGCCCGGGAACGCGACGCCGTCGTGCACTTCGACGGTGCGCGCCTGTGGGAGTGCACACCGCACTTCGGCCGGTCCCTCGCGGAGATCGCCGGGCTCGCGGACACCGTGTACGTGTCGTTCTACAAGTCCCTCGACGGCCTGAGCGGCGCGGTGCTCGCGGGCCCGCGCACCCTGGTCGACGAGGCGAGGACCTGGCGGCACCGCTACGGCGGCCAGGTCTTCCAGCAGTTCCCGGCCGCCGTCGCCGCCCTGCTCGGCCTGAAGAACACGCTGCCGCGGCTGCCGGATTACGTGGCCCACGCGCGCGTGGTCGCCGACGCACTGCGCGAGGGGTTCGCCGCCGCCGGGGTGCCCTGGTCGCGCGTGCACCCGGAGCGGCCGTACACCCACCAGTTCCAGGTGTGGCTGCCGTACGACTCCGAGGTCCTGACCGAGGCGGCGCTCGGCCAGGCCGAGGAGACCAGGACCCAGCTCTTCGGCCGCTGGTTCCCGGACGGGCCGCCCGGCCTCTCGGTCACGGAGGTCACCGTGACCGAGGCGGGCCTGGAGTGGACGGCCTGCGAGGTCAGTGACGCAGTCGCGGAGTTCGTGCGCCGGATCCCCGGTCGATGA
- a CDS encoding DUF5937 family protein: MHIEIAGLPQERIFFHTSPLAELGVALHALAEPGHHPGLHGWATATTACLKPDLADRLCEADFLWRNTFSDVFMPFAGLVDGDGRPGDTLSEELDLLDGLDDERFVMAALEFTCGTTYNEGGPSPLVDPVRGARALELAATRGSRQLDFANRLLTDPKGVRAWLRRLLEDCDEAFFADTWRRVRVQLAADARHKTEILRHKGLAEVLTSVSAALSVDEDRRRITADKLVPGTTTALDHTLGAGLTFVPSHFAWPHLMVLHAPGWRPVIHYPVSAPDLARPTSVETLERRLTALAHPVRLRLCRDMARAPFSTGELAHATGLTAPEVSRHLTLLKKAGLVTTTRRGRYVLHQLDVTVVARLGSDFLEGILR; the protein is encoded by the coding sequence GTGCACATCGAGATAGCGGGCCTGCCGCAGGAGCGGATCTTCTTCCACACTTCGCCCTTGGCGGAGCTGGGCGTCGCCCTGCACGCGCTGGCCGAGCCCGGGCACCATCCGGGCCTGCACGGCTGGGCCACCGCGACCACCGCCTGCCTCAAGCCGGACCTCGCCGACCGGCTGTGCGAGGCCGACTTCCTGTGGCGGAACACGTTCTCGGACGTCTTCATGCCGTTCGCCGGGCTCGTCGACGGCGACGGCAGGCCGGGCGACACGCTCTCCGAGGAGCTGGACCTGCTCGACGGCCTGGACGACGAGCGCTTCGTCATGGCGGCCCTGGAGTTCACCTGCGGGACGACCTACAACGAAGGCGGCCCCTCACCGCTCGTCGACCCGGTCCGGGGTGCTCGCGCCCTGGAGCTCGCCGCCACGCGCGGCAGCCGCCAACTGGACTTCGCCAACCGGCTCCTGACCGACCCGAAGGGTGTCCGGGCCTGGCTGCGCCGCCTCCTTGAGGACTGCGACGAGGCGTTCTTCGCGGACACCTGGCGGCGGGTGCGCGTCCAATTGGCCGCCGACGCACGGCACAAGACCGAGATCCTGCGCCACAAGGGCCTCGCCGAGGTACTGACCTCGGTGTCGGCCGCGCTCTCGGTGGACGAGGACCGGCGCCGCATCACCGCCGACAAGCTCGTGCCGGGCACCACGACCGCCCTGGACCACACCCTGGGCGCGGGGCTCACGTTCGTGCCGTCGCACTTCGCCTGGCCGCACCTGATGGTCCTGCACGCCCCGGGCTGGCGCCCGGTGATCCACTACCCCGTGTCCGCCCCGGACCTGGCCAGGCCCACCTCGGTGGAGACGCTGGAGCGGCGGCTCACGGCCCTCGCGCACCCCGTGCGCCTGCGGCTGTGCCGCGACATGGCCCGCGCGCCCTTCAGCACCGGGGAGCTGGCCCACGCGACGGGCCTGACGGCGCCGGAGGTCTCCCGGCACCTCACGCTTCTCAAGAAGGCGGGCCTGGTGACCACGACACGGCGCGGCCGGTACGTGCTGCACCAGCTGGACGTCACCGTGGTGGCCCGCCTGGGCAGCGACTTCCTGGAGGGCATCCTGCGCTGA
- a CDS encoding response regulator encodes MSIRVMLVDDQALLRTGFRMVLAAQPDMEVVAEAGDGVEALQALRTTEVDVVLMDVRMPKLDGVETTRRICQDENPPKVLILTTFDLDEYAFSGLKAGASGFMLKDVPPGELLAAIRSVHSGDAVVAPSTTRRLLDRFAPMLPNAGGQPQHKELERLTEREREVMILVAQGLSNGEIAARLVLSEATVKTHVGRILTKLGLRDRVQVVVLAYETGLVRAGGGAGGGTA; translated from the coding sequence ATGTCGATCCGCGTCATGCTCGTCGACGACCAGGCGCTGCTGCGCACGGGGTTCCGGATGGTGCTCGCCGCACAGCCGGACATGGAGGTCGTCGCCGAGGCGGGTGACGGGGTCGAGGCGCTCCAGGCGCTGCGGACGACCGAGGTCGACGTGGTGCTCATGGACGTGCGCATGCCGAAGCTGGACGGCGTGGAGACGACCCGGCGCATCTGCCAGGACGAGAACCCGCCGAAGGTGCTGATCCTGACGACCTTCGACCTCGACGAGTACGCCTTCTCGGGGCTGAAGGCGGGCGCATCCGGCTTCATGCTGAAGGACGTGCCCCCGGGGGAGCTGCTCGCCGCGATCCGCTCCGTGCACAGCGGTGACGCGGTGGTCGCGCCATCCACGACGCGGCGCCTCCTCGACCGCTTCGCGCCGATGCTGCCGAACGCGGGCGGCCAGCCGCAGCACAAGGAATTGGAGCGGCTCACCGAGCGCGAGCGCGAGGTCATGATCCTCGTCGCCCAGGGGCTCTCGAACGGGGAGATCGCGGCGCGGCTCGTCCTGTCGGAGGCCACGGTGAAGACCCACGTGGGCCGCATCCTGACCAAGCTCGGCCTGCGGGACCGGGTGCAGGTGGTGGTCCTCGCGTACGAGACGGGCCTGGTGCGGGCGGGCGGCGGAGCGGGCGGCGGGACGGCTTGA